Proteins encoded within one genomic window of Desulfosalsimonas propionicica:
- a CDS encoding DUF362 domain-containing protein produces MTTAIVDFTTYDKSVPEALARVGANPVLAGRDRILIKPNLVTDTPFPVTTSPICCEAIIDVVRACNPDAEIIIAEGTGDPSCDTMAVFETLGYTRLAARKQIRLADLNTETLKKMKNPACRRLPEFWMPEIALSCFIISVPVLKVHTLAKVTGTLKNMMGFAPPSHYSGGGTWNKAALHSRLQEAISDLNRYRQPDLSLVDASVGMADSHLGGRQCDPPVGKLIAGLDPVAVDRAAAGLLGLDWQDIGHLKKPLS; encoded by the coding sequence ATGACAACGGCAATTGTGGATTTTACCACATATGACAAATCCGTGCCCGAAGCCCTTGCCCGGGTTGGGGCAAACCCTGTACTGGCCGGCCGGGACCGGATCCTGATCAAGCCCAACCTGGTGACCGACACCCCGTTTCCGGTGACCACATCGCCCATTTGCTGCGAGGCGATTATCGATGTCGTGCGTGCCTGCAATCCGGATGCTGAAATCATCATTGCCGAAGGCACCGGAGATCCGTCCTGTGACACCATGGCCGTTTTTGAGACTCTGGGATATACCCGGCTGGCTGCACGCAAACAAATCCGGCTGGCCGACTTAAACACCGAAACCCTCAAAAAGATGAAAAACCCGGCCTGCCGGCGCCTGCCCGAGTTCTGGATGCCGGAGATCGCCTTGTCCTGTTTTATCATTTCCGTTCCCGTGTTAAAGGTCCACACCCTGGCCAAGGTGACCGGAACGCTGAAAAACATGATGGGATTTGCCCCGCCGTCGCATTACTCCGGCGGCGGCACATGGAATAAGGCGGCTTTGCACAGCCGCCTCCAGGAAGCCATTTCCGATTTAAACCGTTACCGGCAGCCGGATCTGAGTTTGGTTGATGCCTCGGTGGGCATGGCCGACTCCCACCTGGGCGGAAGGCAGTGCGATCCGCCCGTTGGGAAACTCATCGCCGGGCTTGACCCAGTGGCCGTGGACCGGGCCGCAGCCGGTCTTCTGGGCCTGGACTGGCAGGATATCGGCCATCTCAAAAAACCGCTTTCATAA
- the qrcA gene encoding menaquinone reductase multiheme cytochrome c subunit QrcA, which produces MSTQSDNQTAAAGNRSSGWVVFVFFMIGLVASIISGWVAFPKLLYSTKQQPIDFNHQVHLEQMGGQCNACHFFREDGSFSGSPTLEECKSCHMYPMTGNENEQKFIDEYVNQDKEVPWLIYAEQPPCVFFSHAAHVRGADMQCATCHGDIKNSTSLREYQENRLTGYSRDIWGKSMLRLGEPDHGGRRQKMNDCAECHLKETGSKGNCFQCHK; this is translated from the coding sequence ATGAGCACACAATCGGACAACCAAACGGCCGCCGCCGGCAACCGCTCCTCCGGCTGGGTGGTATTTGTTTTCTTCATGATCGGATTGGTCGCAAGCATCATCTCGGGATGGGTCGCCTTTCCAAAACTGCTGTACTCCACCAAGCAACAGCCCATCGATTTCAACCACCAGGTCCATCTCGAGCAGATGGGCGGCCAGTGCAACGCCTGCCATTTCTTCAGAGAAGACGGCAGTTTTTCCGGATCTCCCACCCTGGAAGAATGCAAAAGCTGCCATATGTACCCCATGACCGGCAATGAAAACGAACAAAAATTCATAGACGAATATGTCAACCAGGACAAGGAAGTGCCCTGGCTGATTTATGCCGAGCAGCCACCCTGCGTGTTTTTCTCTCATGCCGCCCATGTCAGGGGCGCGGATATGCAGTGTGCCACCTGCCACGGGGATATTAAAAACTCCACATCCCTGCGCGAGTATCAGGAAAACCGGCTTACCGGCTACAGCCGGGACATCTGGGGCAAAAGCATGCTGCGCCTGGGCGAGCCCGACCATGGCGGCCGCCGCCAGAAAATGAACGACTGCGCTGAATGCCACCTGAAAGAAACCGGCAGCAAAGGCAACTGCTTCCAGTGCCATAAATAG
- the ccsB gene encoding c-type cytochrome biogenesis protein CcsB has product MPNSETVFTIVTFVYGLAFILYVAAWIFKKSLPGKTATGVLIAAAAGNAAGFVLRWAESHQMGYGYVPLSNLYESLVFFALCIAVIYLVVEYRYKVRTIGVFASIVPFLAMAYASLPSVDSQIQPLIPALQSNWLIAHVITCFLGYAAFAIACGISIMYLIKSASASPDTGTIGRFPDAETMDELTHQMIAFGFLLLSVGIITGAIWADQAWGRYWGWDPKETWSLITWLIYATLLHARFMRGWEGRRIAYLSCLGFVAVLFTYFGVNLLPGLHSYQ; this is encoded by the coding sequence ATGCCAAACAGCGAAACCGTATTCACCATTGTCACTTTTGTCTACGGGCTGGCATTTATTCTCTATGTTGCCGCCTGGATATTTAAAAAATCCCTGCCGGGAAAAACGGCCACAGGGGTGCTGATCGCCGCGGCCGCAGGCAATGCCGCGGGTTTTGTGCTCAGATGGGCGGAATCCCACCAGATGGGCTACGGCTATGTACCCTTGTCCAACCTCTATGAGTCCTTGGTGTTTTTTGCCCTGTGCATTGCCGTGATCTATCTGGTGGTGGAATACCGCTACAAAGTCCGCACTATCGGCGTATTTGCCTCCATTGTCCCGTTTCTGGCCATGGCCTATGCCTCGCTGCCCTCGGTGGACAGCCAGATCCAGCCCCTGATTCCAGCCCTGCAGAGCAACTGGCTCATTGCCCATGTCATCACCTGCTTTCTGGGATATGCCGCATTTGCCATTGCCTGCGGCATCAGCATCATGTATTTGATCAAATCGGCTTCCGCCAGCCCGGATACCGGAACCATTGGACGGTTTCCGGACGCAGAGACCATGGATGAGCTGACTCACCAGATGATCGCCTTTGGTTTTTTGTTGCTGTCCGTGGGTATTATCACCGGCGCCATCTGGGCGGATCAGGCCTGGGGCCGTTACTGGGGCTGGGACCCCAAAGAAACATGGTCGCTGATTACCTGGCTGATCTATGCCACTTTGCTGCATGCCCGGTTCATGCGGGGATGGGAGGGAAGGCGCATTGCTTATCTGTCGTGTCTCGGGTTTGTGGCTGTTTTGTTTACCTACTTCGGGGTCAATTTGCTTCCCGGCCTGCACAGCTACCAATAG
- a CDS encoding M16 family metallopeptidase, whose product MKKTMKPAWKILLFSLLAAMLTAAGCRGLPSGPGQPENQQNHTGHWAHEQSNLSPDPELIFGKLDNGFSYVLMENQKPEGRVKMHLNADAGSFHESPEERGIAHFLEHMLFAGTRNFPSGELVKYFQRIGMKFGPDVNGRTGFYNTTYDLDLPRGDKKDIDEGLLVMRDFASEALLEPGEIEKERSVILAEKRTRDTPDYRTFKETFRFELPETRIAGRMPIGTRQTIENIDRQMLETFYHTWYRPGRLTLVAVGDFDPGIMENLIEKRFSGLAAKAPEKPEPEFDHFDHDGLKTFYHHEPEAGRTNVAIETLTRTPQPADSREYQQKQLLSEMADSIVGHRLDRLRNEQDAPFTRADIYSGHYLKFVKAAEISAKCDPENWEESLSLIEQTLRRALEHGFTEAEVNRAKKEFANDLQQAVKNAPTRENGQIAGQLLHHLNAKRVFQSPTQRRNLLQPVIESATPEKLHEMFKNQWAPSHRLVLVTGNADLAQEAETGKKKIAAAYRQSRQTEVQGPDAKDALAFPYLPAPSGSPVIEDRTKMDETGVTRVRFENKVTLLVKETDFTANQVLAAVSFGHGQSSEPQNMPALSEMTDRVINSGGLGKLSDDELSRVLAGTTTRVSFDVEEDKFVFSARSVPNETELMFQLLYHYIQDPGYRQTALRRSARQLTQKYRSLSHSVQGAMAIKGQKFLAGGDGRFGFPGPEAISRVRINDIRNWITPALSQGPLEIAVVGDIDEDAVIDAAGNFFGALPQRRDFRESEPVNVPDFPKNREIEISVPTRISKGLLVRAYPTTHIWDIHQARRLSVLADIFSDRMRIRIRENLGASYAQGASHSPSRAYTDYGLLTGYAVIDPDKINAVEKAMADIGAELQANGATKDELKRALEPTFTQIREQVKTNEYWLHTVLKGAGRHPEQLQWSRTLLEDYTCITVEEINQTARKWLKPAHAADIRILPEPGDADNGPPEPEDQ is encoded by the coding sequence GTGAAAAAAACAATGAAACCTGCGTGGAAAATTCTTCTTTTCAGCTTACTGGCCGCCATGCTGACAGCCGCCGGCTGCCGTGGCCTGCCTTCCGGCCCGGGGCAACCCGAAAACCAGCAGAACCATACCGGGCACTGGGCTCACGAACAAAGCAATCTATCCCCTGATCCCGAGCTTATATTCGGAAAACTGGACAACGGGTTTTCCTATGTGCTCATGGAAAACCAAAAGCCCGAAGGCCGGGTGAAAATGCACTTGAACGCGGATGCCGGCTCATTTCACGAATCCCCGGAGGAGCGCGGGATCGCCCATTTTCTCGAACACATGCTTTTTGCCGGGACCCGCAACTTTCCATCCGGCGAGCTGGTGAAGTACTTCCAGCGCATCGGCATGAAATTCGGCCCGGATGTCAACGGCCGCACGGGTTTTTACAACACCACCTATGATCTGGACCTGCCCCGGGGCGATAAAAAAGATATCGATGAAGGGCTTTTGGTCATGCGCGATTTCGCATCAGAAGCCCTGCTGGAACCCGGGGAAATCGAAAAGGAGCGATCCGTTATTCTGGCTGAAAAACGGACCCGGGACACCCCGGATTACCGGACCTTTAAAGAAACCTTCCGATTTGAGCTGCCCGAAACCCGAATTGCGGGGCGCATGCCCATCGGTACCCGCCAGACCATTGAAAACATCGACCGGCAAATGCTGGAAACCTTTTACCATACCTGGTACCGCCCGGGCCGGCTCACATTGGTTGCCGTTGGCGATTTTGACCCGGGGATCATGGAAAACCTGATTGAAAAACGCTTTTCCGGCCTTGCCGCGAAAGCTCCGGAAAAACCGGAACCGGAATTTGACCACTTTGATCATGACGGCCTGAAGACTTTTTACCATCACGAACCCGAAGCCGGCCGCACGAATGTGGCCATTGAAACCCTCACCCGCACCCCGCAACCGGCGGACAGCAGGGAGTATCAGCAAAAACAACTGCTGTCGGAAATGGCTGACAGCATTGTCGGCCACCGCCTGGATCGGCTGCGCAACGAGCAGGACGCGCCGTTTACCCGGGCCGACATATACTCCGGCCATTATCTCAAATTTGTCAAAGCCGCGGAAATCAGTGCCAAATGCGATCCTGAAAACTGGGAGGAAAGCCTTTCCCTGATCGAGCAAACCCTGCGCCGGGCCCTGGAGCACGGATTTACAGAGGCCGAGGTCAACCGTGCAAAAAAGGAATTTGCCAATGACCTGCAACAGGCGGTCAAAAACGCTCCCACCCGTGAAAACGGGCAGATTGCCGGCCAACTCCTTCACCATTTGAATGCCAAACGTGTTTTCCAGTCCCCGACTCAGCGCCGAAACCTGCTCCAGCCGGTGATCGAGAGCGCCACGCCGGAAAAACTGCACGAAATGTTTAAAAACCAATGGGCCCCATCCCACCGGCTGGTGCTGGTGACCGGAAATGCGGATCTGGCACAAGAGGCTGAAACCGGGAAAAAGAAAATCGCTGCGGCCTACCGGCAAAGCCGGCAGACTGAAGTACAGGGACCGGATGCGAAAGACGCCCTTGCCTTTCCCTATCTGCCGGCACCGTCCGGATCACCGGTGATCGAGGACCGGACGAAAATGGATGAAACCGGGGTGACCCGTGTCAGGTTTGAAAACAAGGTGACCCTGCTGGTCAAAGAAACCGATTTTACCGCCAACCAGGTCCTGGCGGCCGTGAGCTTCGGCCATGGCCAGTCCTCGGAGCCACAGAACATGCCCGCGCTTTCGGAGATGACCGACCGGGTCATCAATTCCGGCGGACTGGGAAAACTCTCAGATGACGAACTCAGCCGGGTCCTTGCCGGCACCACCACCCGGGTTTCCTTTGACGTGGAAGAAGACAAGTTCGTGTTTTCCGCCAGATCGGTGCCGAATGAAACCGAGCTGATGTTTCAACTGTTATATCATTACATCCAGGACCCGGGATATCGTCAGACGGCCCTGCGGCGGAGCGCCCGGCAGCTGACGCAGAAATACCGGTCTTTGTCTCATTCGGTCCAGGGCGCCATGGCCATCAAAGGCCAAAAATTCCTGGCCGGCGGCGATGGCCGGTTCGGCTTTCCGGGCCCGGAGGCCATTTCCCGGGTGCGCATAAATGATATCCGCAACTGGATCACCCCTGCCCTGAGCCAGGGCCCCCTCGAGATCGCCGTGGTGGGCGACATTGACGAAGATGCTGTCATTGATGCCGCAGGCAATTTTTTCGGCGCCCTGCCCCAAAGAAGGGATTTCCGGGAGTCTGAGCCCGTAAACGTCCCCGATTTCCCCAAAAACCGGGAGATTGAAATTTCCGTGCCCACGCGCATTTCCAAAGGCCTGCTGGTAAGGGCCTATCCCACCACCCATATCTGGGATATTCATCAGGCCCGGCGGCTATCTGTTCTTGCTGACATTTTTTCCGACCGCATGCGGATACGGATCCGGGAAAACCTCGGGGCTTCTTATGCCCAGGGCGCCAGCCATTCCCCGAGCCGGGCATATACGGATTACGGACTGCTCACCGGCTATGCGGTCATTGATCCGGATAAAATCAATGCCGTTGAGAAGGCCATGGCCGACATTGGCGCCGAGCTTCAGGCAAACGGCGCCACGAAAGATGAATTAAAGCGTGCCCTGGAACCGACTTTCACCCAGATCCGCGAACAGGTCAAAACCAATGAGTACTGGCTGCACACGGTACTCAAGGGCGCAGGACGCCATCCGGAGCAGCTTCAATGGAGCCGCACCCTGCTGGAGGATTATACCTGTATCACCGTCGAGGAAATCAATCAGACGGCCCGAAAATGGCTAAAACCGGCGCATGCAGCCGATATCCGCATCCTTCCGGAACCCGGGGATGCAGACAACGGGCCGCCCGAACCGGAAGATCAATAA
- the qrcC gene encoding menaquinone reductase iron-sulfur cluster-binding subunit QrcC, with amino-acid sequence MTQQPQHTKTKRYGMVIDLDKCTGCGACMVACYAENNVPFRQDESDKMRSLNWIRVMKVDNGKPFPDTQVCYIPMPCMQCDGQHMEGHSPCVSVCPAVATDYDQTTGIVSQIYTRCFGCRYCMAACPYHARKFNWWDPKWPADMEKYLNPDVSARMRGVVEKCSFCYHRYQKARDKAYVEGREELHEDEYQTACAQACPTNAIAFGDLHNPEHAVYSLSRSKTAFRLLERLNTNPKVYYLSSKSWVRRKADNYLEGENPEQIREKARKAAATH; translated from the coding sequence ATGACACAGCAACCCCAACATACCAAGACAAAACGATACGGGATGGTCATTGATCTGGACAAATGCACCGGATGCGGCGCCTGCATGGTGGCCTGTTATGCTGAAAACAACGTACCGTTCAGGCAGGATGAATCCGACAAAATGCGGAGTCTTAACTGGATCCGTGTAATGAAGGTGGACAATGGAAAGCCGTTTCCGGACACTCAGGTCTGCTACATTCCAATGCCCTGCATGCAGTGTGACGGCCAGCACATGGAGGGCCATTCCCCCTGTGTTTCGGTTTGTCCCGCAGTTGCCACGGATTATGACCAGACCACCGGCATTGTCAGCCAGATCTATACCCGATGCTTCGGCTGCCGCTACTGCATGGCCGCCTGCCCCTATCATGCCCGGAAATTCAACTGGTGGGATCCCAAATGGCCGGCGGACATGGAAAAGTACCTCAATCCGGATGTATCCGCCCGCATGCGGGGCGTGGTGGAAAAATGCTCTTTTTGCTACCACCGATACCAAAAAGCCCGTGACAAGGCGTATGTGGAAGGCAGGGAGGAACTGCACGAAGATGAATACCAGACCGCCTGCGCCCAGGCCTGCCCCACCAATGCCATTGCTTTCGGGGACCTGCACAATCCCGAACATGCGGTCTACAGCCTGAGCCGAAGCAAAACCGCGTTTCGCCTGCTGGAACGGCTCAACACCAATCCCAAGGTTTATTACCTGAGTTCAAAGAGCTGGGTCCGAAGAAAGGCAGATAATTACCTGGAAGGTGAAAACCCCGAACAGATCCGGGAAAAAGCCCGCAAGGCAGCGGCAACCCATTAA
- a CDS encoding molybdopterin-containing oxidoreductase family protein — protein sequence MKIDRRCFLSLVIGGAVGTTLTPVPWKLTDDIAIWSQNWPWTPVPEDGPSKFVKSVCTQCPGGCGITVRTIGDRAIKIEGQPDHPVNNGSLCPRAISATQHLYGPSRIQGPMKRAGERGQGKWEKISWDEAIKTVTEKLAELRTRGKPHTVACISDTDGNGSSYLMDRFLQAYGSPNFIRTPSSADAQELALYLSCGRQGTIGYDFRKADFILSFGCALMDGCDTAGQVMSAFGEQDKKTRLVQIEARLSDTAAKAAQWVPAKPGSETALALGLGHVIVRDGLYNKAFIDNHGFAFEDWQDDAGNTHPGYRSLVQDHSPDKVAKATGLSEKVIESLARSFARAHRPVAVSGLGSAAPDSLDQALAVFALNALAGNFQKPGGVFLIDEPDYLSWTEMKIDKTASAGNQHPRVDGAGSEKFAHTRYLPNRLPEAINSAKGDSPVQALLVAGGNPLYTLADPRAAQKAFEKIPFIVSFSTFIDETAEQADLLLPHPHFLESYQDVPTPRGMAHTVVSLARPVVKPQYDTRHMADVVIQIAKNLGGFIENAFPWKNYEDFLRKSLSDQWKTLEKKGFWSDSRSRDTSLDKIFRTSSQRFEFFPMSKFAAMNGNGNKKAGVEKIELPGNIDKLPLVLVPYTSMRISDGAVANTPFMTKTLDANVVLENDVFVEINPKTASEYGLSQGDKATVKTQAGRAEVRVNLFEGIMPGLVAMPAGLGRTGFSDYIAGKGANVYSLIAPAADPASGLNAAWGARAAIAKA from the coding sequence ATGAAAATCGATCGCAGATGTTTTTTGTCGCTCGTCATCGGCGGAGCCGTGGGGACAACATTGACCCCGGTGCCATGGAAACTCACCGACGACATCGCCATCTGGTCCCAGAACTGGCCCTGGACGCCGGTACCAGAAGACGGCCCGAGCAAATTCGTAAAATCGGTCTGCACCCAGTGTCCGGGCGGATGCGGTATAACGGTCCGCACCATCGGCGACAGGGCCATTAAAATCGAAGGCCAGCCCGATCATCCGGTCAACAACGGCAGTCTCTGTCCAAGGGCCATTTCCGCCACCCAGCATCTCTACGGCCCTTCCAGAATCCAGGGCCCCATGAAACGGGCCGGTGAACGCGGTCAGGGCAAATGGGAAAAAATATCCTGGGACGAAGCCATCAAAACAGTCACTGAAAAACTGGCTGAGCTGCGAACCCGGGGCAAGCCCCATACCGTGGCATGCATTTCGGATACGGACGGGAACGGTTCATCATATCTTATGGACCGGTTTTTACAAGCTTACGGCTCACCCAACTTCATCCGCACGCCTTCTTCAGCAGACGCCCAGGAACTGGCTCTGTACCTTTCCTGCGGCCGGCAGGGCACCATCGGCTATGATTTCAGGAAGGCCGACTTTATTCTCAGCTTCGGGTGCGCGCTCATGGACGGCTGTGATACAGCCGGACAGGTGATGTCGGCTTTCGGTGAACAGGACAAAAAAACCCGGTTGGTTCAAATTGAAGCCAGATTATCGGATACCGCTGCCAAAGCCGCCCAGTGGGTACCCGCCAAACCCGGGTCCGAAACCGCCCTGGCCCTGGGCCTCGGCCATGTGATTGTCCGCGACGGGCTTTATAACAAAGCGTTTATTGACAACCACGGCTTTGCATTTGAAGACTGGCAGGATGATGCCGGAAATACACACCCCGGCTACCGCAGCCTGGTGCAGGATCACTCCCCGGACAAGGTGGCGAAAGCCACCGGATTGTCTGAAAAGGTTATTGAATCGCTGGCCCGCTCTTTTGCCCGGGCGCATCGTCCCGTTGCTGTCAGCGGCCTTGGCAGTGCAGCTCCGGATAGCCTGGATCAAGCGCTTGCCGTATTTGCGCTAAACGCTTTGGCCGGCAATTTCCAGAAACCCGGAGGGGTTTTTCTCATTGATGAGCCCGATTATCTGAGCTGGACGGAAATGAAAATCGACAAAACCGCCTCTGCCGGCAACCAGCACCCCCGGGTGGATGGTGCTGGATCTGAAAAGTTTGCCCATACGCGCTACCTGCCAAACCGGCTGCCTGAAGCAATTAATTCGGCAAAAGGTGATTCTCCGGTCCAGGCCCTTCTTGTGGCCGGTGGCAATCCGCTCTATACCTTGGCTGACCCCCGGGCTGCCCAAAAGGCTTTTGAAAAAATTCCCTTTATCGTGAGTTTCTCCACCTTCATTGACGAAACCGCAGAGCAGGCCGATTTGCTGCTGCCCCATCCCCATTTCCTGGAAAGCTACCAGGATGTTCCAACGCCCCGCGGCATGGCCCACACAGTGGTCAGCCTGGCCCGGCCGGTTGTCAAGCCTCAGTATGACACCCGTCACATGGCGGACGTGGTCATCCAAATCGCCAAAAACCTTGGCGGTTTTATTGAAAATGCCTTTCCCTGGAAAAACTATGAGGATTTTCTCCGAAAAAGCCTCTCGGATCAGTGGAAAACCCTTGAAAAAAAGGGGTTCTGGAGCGATTCCCGGTCCCGGGATACCTCCCTGGATAAAATCTTCCGCACGTCTTCTCAACGGTTTGAATTTTTTCCAATGTCGAAATTTGCGGCAATGAACGGCAATGGAAACAAAAAAGCCGGTGTTGAAAAAATCGAGCTGCCCGGCAACATTGACAAGCTGCCCCTGGTTCTGGTCCCGTACACTTCCATGCGTATCTCCGACGGTGCCGTGGCCAACACGCCCTTTATGACCAAAACCCTGGATGCAAATGTGGTTCTGGAAAACGATGTGTTTGTTGAGATCAACCCCAAAACTGCATCCGAGTACGGACTTTCCCAGGGAGACAAGGCAACGGTAAAAACCCAGGCAGGCCGGGCCGAAGTTCGGGTCAACCTGTTCGAAGGCATCATGCCGGGTCTGGTGGCCATGCCCGCCGGTCTTGGACGCACCGGATTCAGCGACTACATCGCCGGCAAGGGCGCCAATGTCTATAGCCTGATTGCACCGGCAGCCGACCCCGCCTCGGGACTCAATGCCGCATGGGGGGCCAGAGCCGCGATTGCCAAAGCCTGA
- the resB gene encoding cytochrome c biogenesis protein ResB, whose protein sequence is MNSQKHASTTPAAFMDRMWDFFASVRLSVVLLLSLAATSIIGTVIPQNADPSVYARKFGPDLYSVLDSLSIFNMYESWWFRLLLCLLVINLVVCSVRRLKATWKVIFPKKTHFNPERFKKAAGRIEWQVPDTPAGDLKDTIERYMQKRYFHVQTRQEDGSWWIFGERGRWTRLGVYGVHLSVVLLVIGGLIGSLFGFEGMMNVPEGEARRTITLRHSDETRQLDFSVRCDDFTVSHYPSGRPKEYRSDIAIMEDEKVVETHRLRVNDPLRYKGINIFQSSYGQNAAEAFTVVFTDTQSGMRFEKQGVMGETVDLPAGKGELTVEDFSGNFAFRGHNVGPAFLASLKPASGEQRPVLLPVNYPKFDRMRGGDYAISIEDVAYTYYTGLQVTRDPGVPLVYVSFALMILACYVTFFMFQQKIGIEVQDSDTGVRVAVGGISERKRPGIKTAVRRLAAKLQNQTNQRTAG, encoded by the coding sequence ATGAACAGCCAGAAACACGCTTCAACCACTCCGGCCGCCTTCATGGACCGGATGTGGGATTTTTTCGCCTCAGTACGGCTTTCCGTGGTGCTGCTGCTGAGTCTGGCAGCCACATCCATTATCGGTACGGTCATTCCCCAGAACGCGGATCCGTCCGTATACGCCCGCAAATTCGGGCCGGATCTTTATTCCGTGCTCGATTCGCTCAGCATCTTTAACATGTACGAGTCCTGGTGGTTCCGGCTGCTGTTGTGCCTGCTTGTCATCAATCTGGTGGTCTGCTCGGTGCGCCGGCTCAAAGCCACCTGGAAAGTCATTTTCCCCAAAAAAACCCATTTCAACCCCGAACGGTTTAAAAAGGCCGCCGGCCGCATCGAATGGCAAGTGCCAGACACCCCGGCCGGGGATCTGAAAGACACCATTGAACGATACATGCAAAAACGCTATTTTCACGTGCAGACCCGGCAGGAGGACGGTTCCTGGTGGATTTTCGGGGAAAGGGGCCGGTGGACCCGGCTGGGGGTTTACGGCGTTCACTTGAGCGTGGTCCTGCTGGTCATCGGCGGTCTGATCGGATCTTTGTTCGGCTTTGAGGGGATGATGAACGTACCCGAGGGCGAGGCCCGCCGGACCATCACCCTGCGCCATTCCGATGAGACCCGTCAGCTGGATTTTTCCGTGCGTTGCGATGATTTCACAGTTTCCCACTACCCCTCCGGCCGGCCAAAGGAATACCGCTCAGACATCGCGATCATGGAAGATGAAAAAGTGGTCGAAACGCACCGGCTGCGGGTCAATGACCCGCTTCGCTACAAAGGCATCAACATTTTCCAGTCCTCCTACGGACAAAATGCCGCTGAAGCATTTACTGTCGTGTTTACCGATACTCAATCCGGGATGCGGTTTGAAAAACAGGGAGTCATGGGAGAAACAGTGGATCTTCCCGCAGGTAAGGGGGAATTGACTGTGGAGGATTTTTCCGGCAATTTTGCTTTCAGGGGCCACAATGTGGGCCCGGCGTTTCTGGCAAGCCTGAAGCCGGCATCCGGAGAACAGCGGCCGGTGCTGCTGCCCGTGAACTATCCCAAATTCGACCGGATGCGGGGAGGGGATTATGCCATATCCATTGAAGACGTGGCGTACACCTACTACACCGGCCTGCAGGTGACCCGGGACCCGGGGGTTCCGCTGGTATATGTCAGTTTTGCCCTGATGATTCTGGCCTGTTACGTGACATTTTTCATGTTTCAGCAGAAAATCGGCATCGAGGTTCAGGACAGTGACACCGGTGTCCGGGTTGCCGTTGGGGGCATCTCTGAGCGCAAGCGGCCCGGCATCAAAACCGCAGTGCGGCGCCTGGCCGCAAAGCTTCAAAATCAGACAAACCAACGCACCGCGGGATAA